One genomic segment of Gorilla gorilla gorilla isolate KB3781 chromosome 23, NHGRI_mGorGor1-v2.1_pri, whole genome shotgun sequence includes these proteins:
- the CASTOR1 gene encoding cytosolic arginine sensor for mTORC1 subunit 1 isoform X4, giving the protein MELHILEHRVRVLSVARPGLWLYTHPLIKLLFLPRRSRCKFFSLTETPEDYTLMVDEEGFKELPPSEFLQVAEATWLVLNVSSHSGAAVQAAGVTKIARSVIAPLAEHHVSVLMLSTYQTDFILVREQDLSVVIHTLAQEFDIYREVGGEPVPVTRDDSSNGFPRTQHGPSPTVHPIQSPQNRFCVLTLDPETLPAIATTLIDVLFYSHRFPSDLLLTSSSGELWRMVRIGGQPLGFDECGIVAQIAGPLAAADISAYYISTFNFDHALVPEDGIGSVIEVLQRRQEGLAS; this is encoded by the exons ATGGAACTGCACATCCTAGAACACCGGGTGCGGGTGCTGAGCGTCGCCCGTCCCGGTCTCTGGCTCTACACCCACCCGCTCATCAAGCTGCTCTTCCTGCCCCGCCGCAGCCG gtGCAAGTTCTTCAGCCTGACGGAGACCCCTGAGGATTACACGCTTATGGTGGACGAGGAGGGCTTTAAAG AGCTGCCCCCATCTGAGTTCCTGCAAGTAGCGGAGGCCACATGGCTGGTGCTGAACGTGTCGTCTCACAGCGGTGCGGCAGTGCAGGCTGCTGGGGTCACCAAGATCGCCCGTTCGGTCATCGCGCCACTGGCCGAGCACCACGTGTCTGTGCTGATGCTGTCCACTTACCAGACGGACTTCATCCTG GTGCGGGAGCAGGACCTGTCCGTGGTGATCCACACGctggcccaggagttcgacattTACCGCGAGGTGGGCGGAGAGCCTGTGCCTGTGACGAGGGATGATTCCAGCAATGGCTTTCCCCGCACTCAGCATG GGCCCAGCCCCACGGTGCATCCCATCCAGAGCCCACAGAACCGCTTCTGTGTCCTCACACTGGACCCTGAGACGCTTCCAGCCATCGCCACCACCCTCATAGATGTCCTCTTCTACTCGCACAG GTTCCCCAGTGACCTCCTGCTGACCAGCTCCTCGGGGGAGCTGTGGAGGATGGTGCGCATCGGTGGACAGCCCCTGGGCTTTG ATGAATGTGGCATCGTAGCACAGATTGCGGGTCCCCTGGCTGCCGCTGACATCTCTGCCTACTACATCAGCACCTTCAACTTCGACCACGCCCTG GTGCCCGAGGACGGTATCGGCAGCGTCATCGAGGTCCTCCAGCGGCGGCAGGAAGGCCTGGCTTCCTGA
- the CASTOR1 gene encoding cytosolic arginine sensor for mTORC1 subunit 1 isoform X2 has protein sequence MELHILEHRVRVLSVARPGLWLYTHPLIKLLFLPRRSRCKFFSLTETPEDYTLMVDEEGFKELPPSEFLQVAEATWLVLNVSSHSGAAVQAAGVTKIARSVIAPLAEHHVSVLMLSTYQTDFILVREQDLSVVIHTLAQEFDIYREVGGEPVPVTRDDSSNGFPRTQHGPSPTVHPIQSPQNRFCVLTLDPETLPAIATTLIDVLFYSHSTPKEAASSSPEPSSITFFAFSLIEGYISIVMDAETQKKFPSDLLLTSSSGELWRMVRIGGQPLGFDECGIVAQIAGPLAAADISAYYISTFNFDHALVPEDGIGSVIEVLQRRQEGLAS, from the exons ATGGAACTGCACATCCTAGAACACCGGGTGCGGGTGCTGAGCGTCGCCCGTCCCGGTCTCTGGCTCTACACCCACCCGCTCATCAAGCTGCTCTTCCTGCCCCGCCGCAGCCG gtGCAAGTTCTTCAGCCTGACGGAGACCCCTGAGGATTACACGCTTATGGTGGACGAGGAGGGCTTTAAAG AGCTGCCCCCATCTGAGTTCCTGCAAGTAGCGGAGGCCACATGGCTGGTGCTGAACGTGTCGTCTCACAGCGGTGCGGCAGTGCAGGCTGCTGGGGTCACCAAGATCGCCCGTTCGGTCATCGCGCCACTGGCCGAGCACCACGTGTCTGTGCTGATGCTGTCCACTTACCAGACGGACTTCATCCTG GTGCGGGAGCAGGACCTGTCCGTGGTGATCCACACGctggcccaggagttcgacattTACCGCGAGGTGGGCGGAGAGCCTGTGCCTGTGACGAGGGATGATTCCAGCAATGGCTTTCCCCGCACTCAGCATG GGCCCAGCCCCACGGTGCATCCCATCCAGAGCCCACAGAACCGCTTCTGTGTCCTCACACTGGACCCTGAGACGCTTCCAGCCATCGCCACCACCCTCATAGATGTCCTCTTCTACTCGCACAG CACCCCCAAGGAGGCAGCCTCTAGCAGTCCTGAACCCAGCTCCATCACGTTCTTTGCCTTCTCCCTCATCGAGGGTTATATCTCCATTGTCATGGATGCTGAAACACAGAAAAA GTTCCCCAGTGACCTCCTGCTGACCAGCTCCTCGGGGGAGCTGTGGAGGATGGTGCGCATCGGTGGACAGCCCCTGGGCTTTG ATGAATGTGGCATCGTAGCACAGATTGCGGGTCCCCTGGCTGCCGCTGACATCTCTGCCTACTACATCAGCACCTTCAACTTCGACCACGCCCTG GTGCCCGAGGACGGTATCGGCAGCGTCATCGAGGTCCTCCAGCGGCGGCAGGAAGGCCTGGCTTCCTGA
- the CASTOR1 gene encoding cytosolic arginine sensor for mTORC1 subunit 1 isoform X1 has product MELHILEHRVRVLSVARPGLWLYTHPLIKLLFLPRRSRCKFFSLTETPEDYTLMVDEEGFKELPPSEFLQVAEATWLVLNVSSHSGAAVQAAGVTKIARSVIAPLAEHHVSVLMLSTYQTDFILVREQDLSVVIHTLAQEFDIYREVGGEPVPVTRDDSSNGFPRTQHAGPSPTVHPIQSPQNRFCVLTLDPETLPAIATTLIDVLFYSHSTPKEAASSSPEPSSITFFAFSLIEGYISIVMDAETQKKFPSDLLLTSSSGELWRMVRIGGQPLGFDECGIVAQIAGPLAAADISAYYISTFNFDHALVPEDGIGSVIEVLQRRQEGLAS; this is encoded by the exons ATGGAACTGCACATCCTAGAACACCGGGTGCGGGTGCTGAGCGTCGCCCGTCCCGGTCTCTGGCTCTACACCCACCCGCTCATCAAGCTGCTCTTCCTGCCCCGCCGCAGCCG gtGCAAGTTCTTCAGCCTGACGGAGACCCCTGAGGATTACACGCTTATGGTGGACGAGGAGGGCTTTAAAG AGCTGCCCCCATCTGAGTTCCTGCAAGTAGCGGAGGCCACATGGCTGGTGCTGAACGTGTCGTCTCACAGCGGTGCGGCAGTGCAGGCTGCTGGGGTCACCAAGATCGCCCGTTCGGTCATCGCGCCACTGGCCGAGCACCACGTGTCTGTGCTGATGCTGTCCACTTACCAGACGGACTTCATCCTG GTGCGGGAGCAGGACCTGTCCGTGGTGATCCACACGctggcccaggagttcgacattTACCGCGAGGTGGGCGGAGAGCCTGTGCCTGTGACGAGGGATGATTCCAGCAATGGCTTTCCCCGCACTCAGCATG CAGGGCCCAGCCCCACGGTGCATCCCATCCAGAGCCCACAGAACCGCTTCTGTGTCCTCACACTGGACCCTGAGACGCTTCCAGCCATCGCCACCACCCTCATAGATGTCCTCTTCTACTCGCACAG CACCCCCAAGGAGGCAGCCTCTAGCAGTCCTGAACCCAGCTCCATCACGTTCTTTGCCTTCTCCCTCATCGAGGGTTATATCTCCATTGTCATGGATGCTGAAACACAGAAAAA GTTCCCCAGTGACCTCCTGCTGACCAGCTCCTCGGGGGAGCTGTGGAGGATGGTGCGCATCGGTGGACAGCCCCTGGGCTTTG ATGAATGTGGCATCGTAGCACAGATTGCGGGTCCCCTGGCTGCCGCTGACATCTCTGCCTACTACATCAGCACCTTCAACTTCGACCACGCCCTG GTGCCCGAGGACGGTATCGGCAGCGTCATCGAGGTCCTCCAGCGGCGGCAGGAAGGCCTGGCTTCCTGA
- the CASTOR1 gene encoding cytosolic arginine sensor for mTORC1 subunit 1 isoform X3 produces the protein MELHILEHRVRVLSVARPGLWLYTHPLIKLLFLPRRSRCKFFSLTETPEDYTLMVDEEGFKELPPSEFLQVAEATWLVLNVSSHSGAAVQAAGVTKIARSVIAPLAEHHVSVLMLSTYQTDFILVREQDLSVVIHTLAQEFDIYREVGGEPVPVTRDDSSNGFPRTQHAGPSPTVHPIQSPQNRFCVLTLDPETLPAIATTLIDVLFYSHRFPSDLLLTSSSGELWRMVRIGGQPLGFDECGIVAQIAGPLAAADISAYYISTFNFDHALVPEDGIGSVIEVLQRRQEGLAS, from the exons ATGGAACTGCACATCCTAGAACACCGGGTGCGGGTGCTGAGCGTCGCCCGTCCCGGTCTCTGGCTCTACACCCACCCGCTCATCAAGCTGCTCTTCCTGCCCCGCCGCAGCCG gtGCAAGTTCTTCAGCCTGACGGAGACCCCTGAGGATTACACGCTTATGGTGGACGAGGAGGGCTTTAAAG AGCTGCCCCCATCTGAGTTCCTGCAAGTAGCGGAGGCCACATGGCTGGTGCTGAACGTGTCGTCTCACAGCGGTGCGGCAGTGCAGGCTGCTGGGGTCACCAAGATCGCCCGTTCGGTCATCGCGCCACTGGCCGAGCACCACGTGTCTGTGCTGATGCTGTCCACTTACCAGACGGACTTCATCCTG GTGCGGGAGCAGGACCTGTCCGTGGTGATCCACACGctggcccaggagttcgacattTACCGCGAGGTGGGCGGAGAGCCTGTGCCTGTGACGAGGGATGATTCCAGCAATGGCTTTCCCCGCACTCAGCATG CAGGGCCCAGCCCCACGGTGCATCCCATCCAGAGCCCACAGAACCGCTTCTGTGTCCTCACACTGGACCCTGAGACGCTTCCAGCCATCGCCACCACCCTCATAGATGTCCTCTTCTACTCGCACAG GTTCCCCAGTGACCTCCTGCTGACCAGCTCCTCGGGGGAGCTGTGGAGGATGGTGCGCATCGGTGGACAGCCCCTGGGCTTTG ATGAATGTGGCATCGTAGCACAGATTGCGGGTCCCCTGGCTGCCGCTGACATCTCTGCCTACTACATCAGCACCTTCAACTTCGACCACGCCCTG GTGCCCGAGGACGGTATCGGCAGCGTCATCGAGGTCCTCCAGCGGCGGCAGGAAGGCCTGGCTTCCTGA
- the TBC1D10A gene encoding TBC1 domain family member 10A isoform X2, protein MLNNWDKWMAKKHKKIRLRCQKGIPPSLRGRAWQYLSGGKVKLQQNPGKFDELDMSPGDPKWLDVIERDLHRQFPFHEMFVSRGGHGQQDLFRVLKAYTLYRPEEGYCQAQAPIAAVLLMHMPAEQAFWCLVQICEKYLPGYYSEKLEAIQLDGEILFSLLQKMSPVAHKHLSRQKIDPLLYMTEWFMCAFSRTLPWSSVLRVWDMFFCEGVKIIFRVGLVLLKHALGSPEKVKACQGQYETIERLRSLSPKIMQEAFLVQEVVELPVTERQIEREHLIQLRRWQETRGELQCRSPPRLHGAKAILDAEPGPRPALQPSPSIRLPLDAPLPGSKAKPKPPKQAQKEQRKQMKGRGQLEKPPAPNQAMVVAAAGDACPPQHVPPKDSAPKDSDPQDLAPQVSAHHRSQESLTSQESEDTYL, encoded by the exons ATGCTCAACAACTGGGACAAATGGATGGCCAAGAAGCACAAAAAG ATTCGTCTGCGGTGCCAAAAGGGCATCCCGCCTTCTCTGCGGGGCCGTGCTTGGCAGTACCTGTCAGGAGGCAAGGTGAAGTTACAGCAGAACCCTGGAAAGTTTGAC GAGCTGGACATGTCCCCTGGGGACCCCAAGTGGCTGGACGTGATTGAGCGTGACCTGCACCGGCAGTTCCCATTCCATGAGATGTTTGTGTCCCGGGGGGGCCACGG CCAGCAGGACCTATTCCGTGTGCTGAAGGCCTACACGCTGTACCGTCCCGAGGAGGGCTACTGCCAGGCCCAGGCGCCCATTGCCGCTGTCTTGCTCATGCACATGCCTGCTGAG CAAGCCTTCTGGTGCCTGGTACAGATCTGTGAGAAGTACCTGCCCGGCTACTACAGCGAGAAACTG GAGGCGATCCAGCTGGACGGGGAGATCCTTTTCTCGCTGTTGCAGAAGATGTCGCCGGTGGCCCACAAGCACCTCAGCCGTCAGAAGATCGACCCGCTCCTCTATATGACAGAATGGTTCATGTGCGCCTTCTCCCGAACCTTGCCCTGGAGCTCTGTGCTGCGTGTCTGGGACATGTTCTTCTGTGAAG GGGTCAAGATCATCTTCCGGGTGGGGCTGGTGCTGCTGAAGCACGCGCTGGGCTCCCCTGAGAAGGTCAAAGCCTGCCAGGGCCAGTACGAGACCATCGAGCGACTGCGGAGCCTCAGCCCCAAGATCATGCAGGAGGCCTTTCTGGTCCAGGAG GTGGTGGAGTTGCCCGTGACAGAGCGCCAGATTGAGCGCGAACACCTCATCCAGCTGCGGCGCTGGCAGGAGACCCGGGGTGAGCTGCAGTGCCGCTCCCCGCCCAGGCTGCATGGTGCCAAGGCTATCTTGGATGCAGAACCTGGTCCCCGGCCTGCCCTACAACCTTCACCGTCCATCCGCCTGCCCCTAGATGCCCCCCTCCCTGGCTCCAAAGCCAAGCCCAAGCCACCCAAGCAGGCCCAGAAGGAGCAGCGGAAACAGATGAAGGGGAGAGGGCAGCTGGAGAAGCCCCCAGCCCCAAATCAAGCCATGGTGGTGGCCGCTGCAGGAGATGCATGTCCCCCACAGCATGTGCCCCCGAAGGACTCAGCCCCCAAGGACTCAGACCCTCAGGATTTGGCTCCCCAGGTCTCAGCCCACCACCGCTCCCAGGAGAGCTTGACGTCCCAAGAGAGTGAGGACACCTACTTGTAA